In Daucus carota subsp. sativus chromosome 4, DH1 v3.0, whole genome shotgun sequence, one DNA window encodes the following:
- the LOC108218995 gene encoding sulfate transporter 4.1, chloroplastic isoform X2 gives MELTYASSSIPNLTAMPHRSIKIIPLEHPSTSTPSSSPSQLSAAVSKWTARMKQKTRDEWIEMFVPCYRWMRIYNWSEYLQADLMAGVTVGVMLVPQSMSYAKLAGLHPIYGLYSGFVPIFVYAIFGSSRQLAIGPVALVSLLVSNVLGSIVDPSDDMYTELAILLALMVGIMECIMGLLRLGWLIRFISHSVISGFTTSSAIVIALSQAKYFLGYDVDGSSKIIPVVTSIINGFDKFLWQPFIMGSFILAILLIMKHLGKTRKNMRFLRAAGPLTAVVVGTTFAKIFHPSSISLVGNIPQGLPEFSIPKGLGHAKSLIPTAMLITGVAILESVGIAKALAAKNGYELDSNQELFGLGVANILGSMFSAYPTTGSFSRSAVNHESGAKTGLSGILMGIIMCCALLFMTPIFEYIPQVDYDEAIFLWRVDKKDFLLWTITSLTTLFLGIEIGVLVGVGFSLAFVIHESANPHIAVLGRLPGTTVYRNIRQYPEAYRYSGIVVVRIDAPIYFANISYIKDRLREYELEIDEPTRRGPELERVYFVILEMAPVTYIDSSAIQALKDLYIEYKSRNIQLAISNPNRDVLLSLTRSSVVDLIGKEWYFVRVHDAVQTCLQHVQSLSASGKSPELESDYRPNLFQRVLKPRAEDFTTSELESGYKHVPISKETNPNLEPLLPPRKF, from the exons ATGGAGCTAACCTACGCCTCTTCCAGCATTCCTAATCTCACTGCGATGCCGCACCGCTCCATCAAGATCATTCCGTTGGAACATCCTTCTACGTCGACTCCGTCCTCGTCGCCGTCGCAATTGTCGGCGGCGGTGTCGAAATGGACGGCCAGGATGAAGCAGAAGACGCGCGATGAGTGGATTGAGATGTTCGTGCCGTGTTATAGGTGGATGAGGATTTATAATTGGAGTGAGTATTTGCAGGCTGATCTTATGGCTGGTGTTACTGTTGGTGTTATGCTTGTTCCTCAG TCAATGTCTTATGCAAAGCTAGCTGGGCTTCATCCAATCTATGGACTCT ATTCTGGATTTGTGCCTATATTCGTATATGCCATATTTGGGTCATCTCGTCAGCTTGCAATTGGTCCTGTAGCATTGGTTTCACTGCTGGTGTCAAATGTATTAGGAAGTATAGTTGATCCTTCAGATGACATGTACACCGAACTTGCTATATTATTGGCGCTCATGGTGGGAATTATGGAGTGCATAATGGGGCTGCTTAG GCTTGGATGGCTAATCCGCTTCATCAGCCACTCTGTGATTTCTGGATTTACAACTTCTTCAGCTATCGTAATTGCTCTATCTCAAGCGAAATATTTTCTGGGATATGATGTTGATGGAAGTAGCAAAATTATTCCGGTGGTTACTAGTATAATTAATGGATTTGACAAG TTCCTATGGCAACCTTTCATAATGGGATCCTTTATTCTTGCAATTCTGCTGATTATGAAGCACCTG GGAAAGACAAGGAAAAACATGCGGTTTTTGCGAGCTGCTGGTCCTCTTACGGCAGTTGTAGTGGGTACAACTTTTGCGAAAATATTTCACCCATCTTCTATTTCTTTG GTGGGAAACATACCCCAGGGCCTCCCGGAATTTTCTATTCCTAAAGGTCTTGGCCATGCCAAGTCTCTAATCCCGACTGCAATGCTCATTACTGGGGTGGCTATATTG GAGTCTGTCGGAATTGCTAAGGCCCTAGCGGCAAAGAACGGTTATGAATTGGATTCTAATCAAGAG TTGTTTGGTCTTGGTGTGGCAAATATCCTTGGTTCAATGTTTTCAGCATATCCTACAACAG GCTCCTTTTCTAGATCAGCTGTCAATCATGAAAGTGGAGCAAAAACTGGCTTATCTGGAATCTTGATGGGGATCATAATGTGTTGTGCTCTTCTCTTTATGACTCCAATATTTGAGTACATACCTCAG GTGGATTATGATGAGGCTATATTCTTGTGGCGTGTTGATAAAAAAGATTTTCTACTGTGGACCATTACTAGTTTGACGACCTTGTTTCTTGGGATAGAGATTGGAGTTCTTGTTGGG GTTGGTTTCTCTCTCGCTTTTGTAATCCATGAATCAGCCAATCCTCATATTG CTGTCTTGGGGCGCCTTCCAGGTACCACTGTGTATAGAAACATTCGGCAGTATCCAGAAGCATATAGATACAGTGGCATTGTGGTTGTTCGAATCGATGCGCCTATTTATTTTGCCAATATAAGTTACATAAAAGACAG GCTGCGGGAGTACGAACTTGAGATTGACGAACCTACAAGACGTGGTCCAGAATTGGAGAGAGTATACTTTGTCATATTGGAGATGGCAC CTGTCACATATATAGACTCCAGTGCCATCCAAGCTTTAAAGGACTTATATATAGAATACAAGTCAAGAAACATCCAG CTAGCCATTTCCAACCCTAACCGGGATGTTTTGTTGTCCCTAACAAGATCCAGTGTCGTGGATCTTATCGGTAAAGAGTGGTACTTTGTGAGAGTGCATGATGCAGTTCAAACTTGCCTTCAACATGTACAGAGTTTGAGTGCATCAGGGAAGTCACCAGAGTTGGAATCAGATTATAGGCCAAATCTTTTCCAAAGAGTTCTAAAACCGAGGGCAGAGGACTTTACAACAAGCGAATTGGAGTCGGGTTATAAACATGTTCCCATCTCTAAAGAGACGAACCCGAATTTGGAGCCATTGCTACCGCCGCGGAAGTTTTGA
- the LOC108218995 gene encoding sulfate transporter 4.1, chloroplastic isoform X3: MELTYASSSIPNLTAMPHRSIKIIPLEHPSTSTPSSSPSQLSAAVSKWTARMKQKTRDEWIEMFVPCYRWMRIYNWSEYLQADLMAGVTVGVMLVPQSMSYAKLAGLHPIYGLYSGFVPIFVYAIFGSSRQLAIGPVALVSLLVSNVLGSIVDPSDDMYTELAILLALMVGIMECIMGLLRLGWLIRFISHSVISGFTTSSAIVIALSQAKYFLGYDVDGSSKIIPVVTSIINGFDKFLWQPFIMGSFILAILLIMKHLGKTRKNMRFLRAAGPLTAVVVGTTFAKIFHPSSISLVGNIPQGLPEFSIPKGLGHAKSLIPTAMLITGVAILESVGIAKALAAKNGYELDSNQELFGLGVANILGSMFSAYPTTGSFSRSAVNHESGAKTGLSGILMGIIMCCALLFMTPIFEYIPQCALAAIVISAVVGLVDYDEAIFLWRVDKKDFLLWTITSLTTLFLGIEIGVLVGVGFSLAFVIHESANPHIAVLGRLPGTTVYRNIRQYPEAYRYSGIVVVRIDAPIYFANISYIKDRLREYELEIDEPTRRGPELERVYFVILEMAPVTYIDSSAIQALKDLYIEYKSRNIQVILPSC, translated from the exons ATGGAGCTAACCTACGCCTCTTCCAGCATTCCTAATCTCACTGCGATGCCGCACCGCTCCATCAAGATCATTCCGTTGGAACATCCTTCTACGTCGACTCCGTCCTCGTCGCCGTCGCAATTGTCGGCGGCGGTGTCGAAATGGACGGCCAGGATGAAGCAGAAGACGCGCGATGAGTGGATTGAGATGTTCGTGCCGTGTTATAGGTGGATGAGGATTTATAATTGGAGTGAGTATTTGCAGGCTGATCTTATGGCTGGTGTTACTGTTGGTGTTATGCTTGTTCCTCAG TCAATGTCTTATGCAAAGCTAGCTGGGCTTCATCCAATCTATGGACTCT ATTCTGGATTTGTGCCTATATTCGTATATGCCATATTTGGGTCATCTCGTCAGCTTGCAATTGGTCCTGTAGCATTGGTTTCACTGCTGGTGTCAAATGTATTAGGAAGTATAGTTGATCCTTCAGATGACATGTACACCGAACTTGCTATATTATTGGCGCTCATGGTGGGAATTATGGAGTGCATAATGGGGCTGCTTAG GCTTGGATGGCTAATCCGCTTCATCAGCCACTCTGTGATTTCTGGATTTACAACTTCTTCAGCTATCGTAATTGCTCTATCTCAAGCGAAATATTTTCTGGGATATGATGTTGATGGAAGTAGCAAAATTATTCCGGTGGTTACTAGTATAATTAATGGATTTGACAAG TTCCTATGGCAACCTTTCATAATGGGATCCTTTATTCTTGCAATTCTGCTGATTATGAAGCACCTG GGAAAGACAAGGAAAAACATGCGGTTTTTGCGAGCTGCTGGTCCTCTTACGGCAGTTGTAGTGGGTACAACTTTTGCGAAAATATTTCACCCATCTTCTATTTCTTTG GTGGGAAACATACCCCAGGGCCTCCCGGAATTTTCTATTCCTAAAGGTCTTGGCCATGCCAAGTCTCTAATCCCGACTGCAATGCTCATTACTGGGGTGGCTATATTG GAGTCTGTCGGAATTGCTAAGGCCCTAGCGGCAAAGAACGGTTATGAATTGGATTCTAATCAAGAG TTGTTTGGTCTTGGTGTGGCAAATATCCTTGGTTCAATGTTTTCAGCATATCCTACAACAG GCTCCTTTTCTAGATCAGCTGTCAATCATGAAAGTGGAGCAAAAACTGGCTTATCTGGAATCTTGATGGGGATCATAATGTGTTGTGCTCTTCTCTTTATGACTCCAATATTTGAGTACATACCTCAG TGTGCTCTTGCTGCTATTGTTATATCTGCTGTAGTTGGCCTG GTGGATTATGATGAGGCTATATTCTTGTGGCGTGTTGATAAAAAAGATTTTCTACTGTGGACCATTACTAGTTTGACGACCTTGTTTCTTGGGATAGAGATTGGAGTTCTTGTTGGG GTTGGTTTCTCTCTCGCTTTTGTAATCCATGAATCAGCCAATCCTCATATTG CTGTCTTGGGGCGCCTTCCAGGTACCACTGTGTATAGAAACATTCGGCAGTATCCAGAAGCATATAGATACAGTGGCATTGTGGTTGTTCGAATCGATGCGCCTATTTATTTTGCCAATATAAGTTACATAAAAGACAG GCTGCGGGAGTACGAACTTGAGATTGACGAACCTACAAGACGTGGTCCAGAATTGGAGAGAGTATACTTTGTCATATTGGAGATGGCAC CTGTCACATATATAGACTCCAGTGCCATCCAAGCTTTAAAGGACTTATATATAGAATACAAGTCAAGAAACATCCAGGTGATACTTCCCTCTTGCTAA
- the LOC108218995 gene encoding sulfate transporter 4.1, chloroplastic isoform X1: MELTYASSSIPNLTAMPHRSIKIIPLEHPSTSTPSSSPSQLSAAVSKWTARMKQKTRDEWIEMFVPCYRWMRIYNWSEYLQADLMAGVTVGVMLVPQSMSYAKLAGLHPIYGLYSGFVPIFVYAIFGSSRQLAIGPVALVSLLVSNVLGSIVDPSDDMYTELAILLALMVGIMECIMGLLRLGWLIRFISHSVISGFTTSSAIVIALSQAKYFLGYDVDGSSKIIPVVTSIINGFDKFLWQPFIMGSFILAILLIMKHLGKTRKNMRFLRAAGPLTAVVVGTTFAKIFHPSSISLVGNIPQGLPEFSIPKGLGHAKSLIPTAMLITGVAILESVGIAKALAAKNGYELDSNQELFGLGVANILGSMFSAYPTTGSFSRSAVNHESGAKTGLSGILMGIIMCCALLFMTPIFEYIPQCALAAIVISAVVGLVDYDEAIFLWRVDKKDFLLWTITSLTTLFLGIEIGVLVGVGFSLAFVIHESANPHIAVLGRLPGTTVYRNIRQYPEAYRYSGIVVVRIDAPIYFANISYIKDRLREYELEIDEPTRRGPELERVYFVILEMAPVTYIDSSAIQALKDLYIEYKSRNIQLAISNPNRDVLLSLTRSSVVDLIGKEWYFVRVHDAVQTCLQHVQSLSASGKSPELESDYRPNLFQRVLKPRAEDFTTSELESGYKHVPISKETNPNLEPLLPPRKF; this comes from the exons ATGGAGCTAACCTACGCCTCTTCCAGCATTCCTAATCTCACTGCGATGCCGCACCGCTCCATCAAGATCATTCCGTTGGAACATCCTTCTACGTCGACTCCGTCCTCGTCGCCGTCGCAATTGTCGGCGGCGGTGTCGAAATGGACGGCCAGGATGAAGCAGAAGACGCGCGATGAGTGGATTGAGATGTTCGTGCCGTGTTATAGGTGGATGAGGATTTATAATTGGAGTGAGTATTTGCAGGCTGATCTTATGGCTGGTGTTACTGTTGGTGTTATGCTTGTTCCTCAG TCAATGTCTTATGCAAAGCTAGCTGGGCTTCATCCAATCTATGGACTCT ATTCTGGATTTGTGCCTATATTCGTATATGCCATATTTGGGTCATCTCGTCAGCTTGCAATTGGTCCTGTAGCATTGGTTTCACTGCTGGTGTCAAATGTATTAGGAAGTATAGTTGATCCTTCAGATGACATGTACACCGAACTTGCTATATTATTGGCGCTCATGGTGGGAATTATGGAGTGCATAATGGGGCTGCTTAG GCTTGGATGGCTAATCCGCTTCATCAGCCACTCTGTGATTTCTGGATTTACAACTTCTTCAGCTATCGTAATTGCTCTATCTCAAGCGAAATATTTTCTGGGATATGATGTTGATGGAAGTAGCAAAATTATTCCGGTGGTTACTAGTATAATTAATGGATTTGACAAG TTCCTATGGCAACCTTTCATAATGGGATCCTTTATTCTTGCAATTCTGCTGATTATGAAGCACCTG GGAAAGACAAGGAAAAACATGCGGTTTTTGCGAGCTGCTGGTCCTCTTACGGCAGTTGTAGTGGGTACAACTTTTGCGAAAATATTTCACCCATCTTCTATTTCTTTG GTGGGAAACATACCCCAGGGCCTCCCGGAATTTTCTATTCCTAAAGGTCTTGGCCATGCCAAGTCTCTAATCCCGACTGCAATGCTCATTACTGGGGTGGCTATATTG GAGTCTGTCGGAATTGCTAAGGCCCTAGCGGCAAAGAACGGTTATGAATTGGATTCTAATCAAGAG TTGTTTGGTCTTGGTGTGGCAAATATCCTTGGTTCAATGTTTTCAGCATATCCTACAACAG GCTCCTTTTCTAGATCAGCTGTCAATCATGAAAGTGGAGCAAAAACTGGCTTATCTGGAATCTTGATGGGGATCATAATGTGTTGTGCTCTTCTCTTTATGACTCCAATATTTGAGTACATACCTCAG TGTGCTCTTGCTGCTATTGTTATATCTGCTGTAGTTGGCCTG GTGGATTATGATGAGGCTATATTCTTGTGGCGTGTTGATAAAAAAGATTTTCTACTGTGGACCATTACTAGTTTGACGACCTTGTTTCTTGGGATAGAGATTGGAGTTCTTGTTGGG GTTGGTTTCTCTCTCGCTTTTGTAATCCATGAATCAGCCAATCCTCATATTG CTGTCTTGGGGCGCCTTCCAGGTACCACTGTGTATAGAAACATTCGGCAGTATCCAGAAGCATATAGATACAGTGGCATTGTGGTTGTTCGAATCGATGCGCCTATTTATTTTGCCAATATAAGTTACATAAAAGACAG GCTGCGGGAGTACGAACTTGAGATTGACGAACCTACAAGACGTGGTCCAGAATTGGAGAGAGTATACTTTGTCATATTGGAGATGGCAC CTGTCACATATATAGACTCCAGTGCCATCCAAGCTTTAAAGGACTTATATATAGAATACAAGTCAAGAAACATCCAG CTAGCCATTTCCAACCCTAACCGGGATGTTTTGTTGTCCCTAACAAGATCCAGTGTCGTGGATCTTATCGGTAAAGAGTGGTACTTTGTGAGAGTGCATGATGCAGTTCAAACTTGCCTTCAACATGTACAGAGTTTGAGTGCATCAGGGAAGTCACCAGAGTTGGAATCAGATTATAGGCCAAATCTTTTCCAAAGAGTTCTAAAACCGAGGGCAGAGGACTTTACAACAAGCGAATTGGAGTCGGGTTATAAACATGTTCCCATCTCTAAAGAGACGAACCCGAATTTGGAGCCATTGCTACCGCCGCGGAAGTTTTGA